A single region of the Candidatus Limnocylindria bacterium genome encodes:
- a CDS encoding nitronate monooxygenase codes for MIKTRLTGLLGIAHPIVLGGMSGATSAELVAAVSNAGALGIHGASPNVGGVAVEKDEIRTAVERIRSLTDAPFGLNLLLFVCSDADIDTILALRPRVLATAWPKAETDLRSVARRAHAAGALWMHQVDRADEARRGAEAGADIIVAQGTEGGGHVGLMATFPLTRIVVRAVAPIPVLAAGGIADGEGIAAALMLGAEGVLLGTRFLATNESPLPTGYKQAIVASDGHDTVLSEIPDIASGRIWPGAYARVRSNAFIKEWSGREGELRRRRDEVRKGLATARAAGDAEHGSLLIGQDAGLVDSIEPAGALVARLAKEAEGALAGASRYSMDGRTAAP; via the coding sequence GTGATAAAGACGCGTCTCACCGGGTTGCTGGGGATCGCGCATCCCATCGTGCTCGGCGGCATGTCCGGAGCGACGTCGGCCGAGCTCGTCGCAGCGGTCAGCAACGCTGGCGCGCTCGGTATTCATGGCGCTTCGCCGAACGTGGGTGGCGTCGCCGTCGAGAAGGATGAGATCCGGACCGCTGTAGAACGGATCCGTTCGCTCACCGACGCGCCATTCGGATTGAATCTCCTCCTGTTCGTGTGCTCCGACGCTGACATCGACACGATCCTTGCGCTGCGACCACGGGTCCTCGCGACGGCCTGGCCGAAGGCGGAAACGGATCTTCGCTCGGTCGCCCGGCGGGCGCACGCAGCTGGTGCGCTTTGGATGCATCAGGTCGACCGAGCTGATGAGGCGAGGCGCGGCGCGGAGGCCGGAGCGGACATCATCGTCGCTCAGGGGACCGAGGGCGGCGGCCACGTCGGACTGATGGCCACCTTTCCCCTGACACGGATCGTTGTGCGCGCGGTCGCGCCCATCCCCGTGCTCGCCGCCGGCGGGATCGCTGACGGCGAGGGTATCGCCGCGGCGCTCATGCTCGGCGCGGAAGGCGTGCTCCTCGGCACACGCTTCCTCGCGACGAACGAGTCGCCACTCCCCACCGGATACAAACAGGCCATCGTCGCGAGCGACGGACATGACACCGTGCTCAGCGAGATCCCCGACATCGCGTCGGGCCGGATCTGGCCGGGCGCGTACGCGCGAGTCCGCTCGAACGCGTTCATCAAGGAGTGGTCCGGTCGGGAGGGCGAGCTCCGGCGCCGACGTGACGAAGTGCGAAAGGGGCTGGCCACCGCGCGTGCAGCTGGCGACGCCGAACACGGCAGCCTGTTGATCGGGCAGGATGCGGGGCTGGTCGACTCGATCGAACCTGCCGGCGCGCTGGTCGCGCGTCTCGCCAAGGAAGCAGAGGGCGCCCTCGCGGGCGCGTCCCGTTACAGCATGGACGGGCGCACGGCGGCTCCGTAG
- a CDS encoding bacterial transcriptional activator domain-containing protein codes for MGDATHEIDDDDVRHALTGGELLADWCDEWVLLERERLRQLRLHALEVLTQRLVTVGRYADAMEVALAALRSEPLRESAHRAVISVHLAEGNRSEALRQVPPLPRAPSGPTRP; via the coding sequence GTGGGCGATGCGACGCACGAGATCGACGACGACGACGTGCGGCATGCGTTGACCGGAGGTGAGCTTCTGGCCGACTGGTGTGACGAGTGGGTCCTTCTCGAGCGGGAGCGGCTGCGCCAGCTGCGCCTTCACGCCTTGGAGGTACTCACCCAGCGGCTTGTCACGGTCGGTCGGTACGCGGATGCAATGGAGGTCGCGCTGGCCGCCCTCCGGAGCGAGCCGCTCCGTGAAAGCGCCCACCGCGCTGTTATCTCGGTGCATCTTGCCGAGGGAAATCGCTCAGAGGCGCTCCGCCAGGTACCGCCACTACCGCGAGCTCCTTCGGGCCCAACTCGGCCTTGA
- a CDS encoding DinB family protein, with the protein MADDRSYIAANTRERERLRALIERLDDDALTAPVNEYWTVAGVLGHIAYWDIRVLVLAEKIDRGQPWAPGDAEPDGDWLNDSTRPLIHAIAPREAARLALRIAEQTDALVAKLPLDRLWPRDPTSPIFAGRGEHRGEHLDEIEAALTRRTQARS; encoded by the coding sequence ATGGCTGACGACCGCTCCTACATAGCCGCGAACACCCGCGAGCGCGAGCGTCTGCGCGCGCTCATCGAGCGACTCGACGACGACGCGCTCACCGCTCCGGTGAACGAGTACTGGACCGTCGCCGGCGTGCTCGGTCATATCGCGTACTGGGACATCCGCGTCCTGGTCCTCGCCGAGAAGATCGATCGCGGCCAGCCGTGGGCGCCGGGCGATGCCGAACCCGACGGCGACTGGCTCAACGACTCGACCCGTCCGCTGATCCACGCGATCGCGCCGCGGGAGGCCGCGCGGCTGGCCCTGCGGATCGCCGAGCAGACGGACGCGCTCGTGGCGAAGCTGCCCCTGGACCGGCTCTGGCCGCGCGATCCCACCAGCCCGATCTTCGCGGGTCGCGGCGAACATCGCGGCGAGCACCTCGACGAGATCGAGGCAGCACTTACGCGGCGCACTCAGGCGCGCTCATGA